The nucleotide sequence AGCTTGCAAAACTTCTCGTGtattttttatcaattcataAGAAAACTCTGTTTCAACCAAGATCAGATCAGACCAAACTGTTCAGAGGCATCCAAGAAAAAGAGAGACATAAAGTTGGAGAAGCAATGCACTTGTTGCTCTTTTCACTTGAAGTTCAAGATGGGTTTGGTTTGTTCAGGATCATATTAGAGTTTGACTAGAAGCAGATGCTTCGAAAGGAGAAACAAGTAACGTTTTACTTGACCTATCGATTAGTTTATTTGCAATCAAGTAATGTTATAATTCTTAATAATATGTTTTTCTTCGAGGTATATGGAACCACAATTTGCATTAATCTCTGGATCACAGAGATCCAAGTGGGTACCTCAGGCATCATGCTATGTTCGTGTTCAAGGAACGGGTAGAAATAGACCAGCACAGTGTTTTCGGTATTATATTATCAACTGAACATGAAGTAAAAAAAAAGCATGTCCAAGTTCATTGGATAAACCAAACAAATATACGGCACAACAGATAAAAATTAAGATACAGCCAAACCAGCTTGAGAGAGTATAGTCATCATGATGTAATGAAAAAGAGATCTTGCGTTGAATTCCCTAAAGTACTACTATATTGTCCCTAGCACGTAAGACGATGCAAGTGAACATGAACTTCAAGATTTATGTTGCATTACTTTCATCATGTGAAATAATACATAACCAGTTAGGGACCATCACAATAAGGACGGGAGTAAACTCGCATATCTTCTAAACTCAGATTATTATACTTAACAAGGTAGGATCCGCTAACTACCAATAccattgaaaaaggaacatgGAGATGATTGCAGAACAAGAAGAAAGATAATAACCTCTTTCTCGAGCTCTGTAATCCTCTGAACAAGAGCTTCCCTGTCTTTTCTCTGCAGAACAGACTGGTCCAGCAATCCAGCCTCGCGAAACCGCCGCCAAGCCTCCACCTCCGTGCTGCCACCGAAGGCATCCTCGCCATCGTCACCAAGCAAAGCCTGTGGTGGCGGTGCTGCCTCTACCACgctcttccccttccccttggTGGAGGCCAGTCCACCGAGACCTCCTCGAGGGTTGGCCGTTGAACCCGAGCCATCGTCGGCTCCGCCGCGAATCCTCGGCGAGAGCGACCACCCTTTATTCTGCGGGGTAAACATCAGGAAGCCTCCTCGTTCATCAAACCTCacaaagcctaaaccgtagcaagGTCTCCTGGTCCTCCGATCGGAAGCCAGAAACCCAAATCCCCAAACGAGGTTCAAACAACCGAGAAGAGGAGAACTTAACGCCCAAAAGGTAAAAAGAAATCAAGCTAAAAGCAGAAATAAGAGAATTTCTTCTCCCAGACGAAAGAAAGGCTTTCTTTTACAGCCCTAATTTGGAGAGAAACGGGATCAAAGAAAGATCTTTACGGCCCTAATTCGGGGAAGAACCCTAAGAGCTAAGGAAACGAGAAGCGAAGAGGAGGACAGACGAAACCCTAGAATTGCAGAGGGATGACTGAGTTGGCTTTCTCCGCtgcatttctctctcctcttcttaTCGATGGTTTGATGGAGACGTAGCCATCGGATATATGGACTAGAATACCTAAATTCCCCTTACCATGGCGTGATGAGATTCGCCAAACAAAGGTACGGGAAGGCTGTTAATTGGTGAAATATGAAGCTAGGGGAGGGTTTTTTCGGTACTCAATCGCGATCCGAGTGCGAtgcggatggatggatggatggatggatggattcaGGGTTTGGAAGGTAATGATTGTGGCACGGAAAGGGGATCCCACTCACAGGGTAAGCATCTGTCTCTCCGGTGCCCACGTGCAACTCCTTGATCTATCatcgatttttatttatttatttatgagtaAATTGTTCTTCCCTCTTGATTTATCATCTCCAGTATGATACAGTAAATACTCGTGAATTAACGTGTGGATTTGGTCGTCCTTTATTTTCATCTTACTTCGTCATGTTTGTCTCCCCCCTCTTATTCATTCATTACCCCTCGATTTTTATCCGATTAGGAAACATATACCTATTGCGTATCAGTATGTAGCATCATCGCGTCATCTTATGGCAACCATCATCGTATCATAACCATCTCTTAGGGACAAGCCTTGAGATGTTACATGGACGGATGAATGGCCGAGATTTGGTGTTCGGATCATCTATTATCGAATCTAAAAGACAAATGATGAGGATTTGGCTCATTAGACGGACTATATGTGCGACTCCGCTCCAACAATTATTCGGATCAGAAATATTCTCACACGTGAATTAGCCGCGCCGGTTCGCCCGAACCAATTAGCCGATCAGTTAAATGCAATGCACATCATGTACAGCTAGATGGACAACAGGCGCCGAATAAACAAAGCCGACGCCCTCAGAAGCTAACGGCGTCAAGAGAACTAACGCCTCGCTCCGCTCCCAAGCGTCGACTTCTAGTCTCTCTCCCCGTAGAGAAGAGAGGCTTCTGGCTCCGGCCCGGCTCAGATCCGGCTTCGATCGGCTCCCCCTTCGGCTCGCTCCGTTCTTCTCTCGGCGCGTCACCGTCCCCCTCCTCGCTGACCGAATCGGGCGCCGGGTGGGGGTTCGATCCCTTGTGACGAAGCCCTAATGGCCGATCCTTCATAGTCATCTAGAGAATCCAAAACCTGATGCTCGTGTGTGCGGATCGGGCTTGAGCCTGATGCCTTCGCGCCATTTTGCTATGAATCTTGGGGTAAAAATTCgttctttcttgttctttctgTCGAACTAGCGATCCTGGGACGTTTTGGGCGATAACCCATGCATTCAGTCGTGACTCTGCTTTTGATTTCCGAAATCTAGGTAGCAGTTGCATGGTTATTTGTTGCTTCGTATTTTCAAGTGAAAGATCACCTCCTGTAGTCGCAAGGTCTACTTACCGAGTAGTGTACTCGGTATACCGTCGCTGAATGTTTCGTCGCATATAATGTTCATTAGTGTATTCATCAAATTTATATGAGAACATAATattaaaatgaaaagagttttgtATACTTCATGCCCCTTAACTATCCAGCATTTGTTCGTTCTATAACTTAGAAGCGTGATATATCTTGAATAGAATGGAGAATTTAGACAAAAGGACCAGAACAATGTGATTCAAATGCAGGTCAACAGCAGCTGGCTTACCTAAATTGCTTTAATAGATATTTGGCTCACAGTAACAAAGTTGGCTTGATTTACCTTTTAATAGAATATATGGATGCATGTGTGCCCTATCATTTATGCTTTGCTTGTCATATGCAATATTATGGGCAGCAATATGTAGGACATATGCTTATGTGGATTTTATTTCTTTGTTCTATTCATTCTATCATTTCTGATCTCATTCAGACTTTTCATATGATACCACTAATTCATGGTCTATTCCAATTTGAAGATGCTTCTTTATAAGCTGTAAGCAGTCAAATTGTCAGCAGAACAACTTATGATACATGCTTCAATAAATTCTATTGAGAAGTAATTGAGATTTGATAGAGAGAATTTGTATGAATGGAACTTCCGCCTTTTGGAACGGCTGCATACCTTTCCATCATGATTTTTCACCCGCTAATTATAAAATGTCTTACTCGACTGAACTTTTCTTGGCACTGTCTGATGCACGGAGTTCTGGTTTTGCCTTTTGATCTTATAGTTTGTGTCTTTTAAGTAGTTTCTTATAAATTATCCTCCTCTCACCTAAAGATTTTTCGTAGTTGTAACACCAGATTTACCAGTGTACTTGTCCTAAAGGCATAAAGTGAAACTTACTAGAAAAGGCATTACAAGATCTTAtgcattatttttctctatctacaTGTAATTTATGTAGAGATCTTATTCAGAAATTGAATTCCTTTtatttgattatggttattgaaaatttttttttgttgatttatAATTTCAAGAAGGTTTTCCACTCTACTGATAATTTACTCTGACAGTGGTGGAAACAAATGCTTTAATGGACATGGCACTTGTACCATCAGGAGCAACTGCAGATGTTTCGTTGGGCTTGTCAGAGAAAGGGAATGCTGGTCCATCACTTAAACCAAGAAAAAAGTCCATGACCTCACTGTATCTCAAGTTTTTCGAAACATCTCCTGATGGAAAGAGTCGCAGGTGCAAATTTTGCAAGCAAAGTTACTCTATAACTACTGCTACTGGTAAATGCTATCTTTATGCTACCCTTTTTGCAACTTGCATTTATATTTAATGATCCTGGAATTGTTTGAATATGCTACTAGGTTGTTACATAgaaaatcatttttttcttttgcctTGAAGAGAAAAGGCTCTATTTTGGCAGATATAGTCCAGCACTAGATTATCATTACAAGTGTGCATTTACCATAATTTGCATAAGTAAGCTTTTCTATTGTGATTTTTGTAATGATATATTTTCTAACACATTTATTAATAATCGATGTACATATCTCATCCCCTAAGAAAAAGTGATGTAAAGGGAACAATAATATGTTTAATCTTCACAGTATTGTGGTTTTTGTCCTTAATTAGTCCTTATATTGTCCCATTGTTAATTGTTTTTTATTTGGTTTGTCCATGGGCTTTCTTTAGTGCATGTAATATATTGATTATTGAACGCAATAACATTAGGGCAGTCAGGGTGGGTGATGATAGTCTTCTAATTGCTTGATGTCAAACATTATTTTATTCTTAATTCTTAAGAGTTACTTACTAGTTTCTGATGTATGAAGGAAATCTTGGTAGGCATCTCAGTCATCGCCATCCAGGGTATGATAGGCTTGGTGATGCTGGCCAACAAGTCCAACAGGCTGTTGTTACTTCCAAGAAGCCTCAGCCTCAAGTAAAACCTTCAACTGATCTTGATCATCTGAACTGGTTGCTGCTTAAATGGCTCACTGGGACCTCTGTTCCTCCTACCTTTGAGGATGAGATgcttttgaattcttttaggtttTTAAATCCATCAGTAAGGATTTGGCATAAAGAAAAGGTCCAAGCAGTAACTCTTGAGGTTTTCAGAAGCATGCGGGAGGATGTAAAGGCATCGTTGCAAAATGTAAATTCAAAGGTTTCCCTTGCCCTGGATTTTTGGACTTCCTATGagcaaatattttatatgtcagtCAAGTGTCAGTGGATAGATGACAACTGGTCATTGCACAAGGTTCTTCTTGATGTCTGTCATATCCCTTATCCATGTACTGGGTCTGATATATTGACTGCCACAACGAAGGTACTTACAATGTTCAACATTGATAGAAAGATTCTTTGTTGCACAAATGATAACAGTCCACAGGCGGTTCAAGCCTGCCATGCGCTAAAGGAGGAGCTTCATGCTCACAGTTTGCCCTTCTTTTATATTCCCTGCGCTGCTCGGACCCTGAACTTGATCATAGAAGATGGCCTAAGAACTCCAAAACCAATACTATCTAAGATTCGAGAATTTGTCCTCGAGGTGAATTCCTGTCCTGATATCGCTGAGGATTTTAAGCAAATGATGGCACTCTGCCAGGAGGGTTCATGGAAGTTCCCCCTTGATTCCTCAACAAGCTGGAGTGGTGATTATGCTATGCTTGATATTGTGAGAAAGGTACCCACCGATTTCATTGCTAATGGCTTCATAGATAGGTGGAATGATTTTTTCATTGATCTATCTGAAGATTGGATACTGATTCTCTGTATGATATCAACTATGTAGGCACCTAATGCCATGGACAGCACAATCAAAAAGCACGAAGAAACATTCAGCAGCAGAAACTTGTTGCTGAGCACGACAGAGAAATCTGTCgtcaatattttactttcgtatctAGAGCCATTTCATAAGATAACGACCAACATATCCACAAGCAAAGTTCCTACAGTTGGTCTGGTGCTTTTTTTCATGGACCATGTCTTCGAATTAATTAGTTCTTGCAGGGATAGTTGTCGTCAAGAGTGGCTCAAGAGTGTAGCTGATGATATGGCTAAGAGAGCAAGAAGCTTTTGCACTCAAGCCTATAACTTCTTTACCTTCATGGCTGCAATTCTTGATCCAAGGATAAAAAAAGAGCTCATACCAGAGAACCTTAATTCGGAGAAGAATTTGGAGGAAGCAAGAAGCTATTTCACGAGATATTACCCCAGCAATCAATTTCCCATCATGGCTAATGGATTTGGCACCCAGGATACCACGGATGAAGAGAATGTTGTTTCCTTTGCTGAAGAGATTGCAAGGAAGAGGCGTCGTGCGAGCATGAGCACTGCTGCAGATGAGCTATCCCAATTCTTATCAGAACCGCCTTTGCCAATCGCCACTGACATTTTGGATTGGTGGAAGGTAAATAGCACACGGTATCCCCGTCTCTCTGTTATGGCCCGTGATTATTTAGCTGTTCAGGGGACCTCGGTAGAGCCTGACGAGTTGTTCACAAGTAAAGGTGACGATATACACAAGAAGCAGTTTTGTTTGCCATACAGCAGCATGCAGTCCTTCATGTGTATCAACTCATGGGTCCAAAGCGGATACAAATTCAAATTTCGGATGACGGAAATCAACTTTGAAAAGCTGGTAGAATCTAGTTCTGCTTCAATTGATGGTGTCAAGTCTTGACGAGAAACAAGAATGCCTCAGTAATGTAATATACCGTAATACTTGCAACATCTGTCCCACAATTCAAGAGCTGGATTTAGGTCGACAAGTTGATAAGTGATAGGGCTGTATAGTTCATGATGTATAATATCAGAGTTCAAATGGATGTCAGAATCTGATAGAACAGTGTCTAGTTAGTAGATAGCTGGAAATTTGTGTTCTAGATCTACATGTTATGTTGTTAAAACTTTTATTTATTCATAAGGATTAGTCTTTTTGGCTGCTCGTGATTGATCATACATGTCTTTTAAGATGAAGTTTCGATGGAACTTTGCTGCGAATGATAATTATCTTGAATTTGTTGAGTTGTCTGGTGCCCGTTGCCGAAAAGGTTTCTTATGTTATGTGGTTGAAATAGATGATAAGTATAATACACCCCGCGGAAGGCGAGGTCGTCACAGCAAGCTTCGGATACGAGGAGAAGGCAATCTATCGTTCCAAAAGAATATTAGGACCATGATGTCACATCACATGGCTAGGAAGCCATCAGTAATCAAGCAAGTTTCTTTGAAGAGGTACAAGTTATGTGCTGATGCATCTCATGGCCATGTACGGTCAGAAACATTGAATATATAATCACAGAACACTAGTCTCGATCTTGAAGCCAGGCTGTTTCTTCTTGTATTATTCCATTAGCTAGATTGATCTTATAATTAACCGTAGAACCTTGTTGCACAATTAGCTAAGACCCATCTGCCAGTAGAACAGGTTAATCCCAACAAATTAAGATCACTGGGTGTTCTCcagaaacaagaaaacaaaaagaacatcCAATATACTCCTGAaatgttcaaaattcaaaactggGATTGCTGCAGTTTAGTTCAGTGACCATTGCATCTCAACGAAGGCAAGTGTCAAAAAAGACGGCCCTTGCCTTCTCCTCAGCATGCAGATTCAAAGGTTCTAATTGCATTCTTAGAACTGGAGCTTCCATCTCTATGAGAGGATAAGATGGCATCAAGAGCTTCCTTCACTTTGCCAACGTCCGGGGCTTTTACTCCTTGTGCTGGCCAGAACTCATCGGTTGCCAACACCTGCACAGGGATCGAGAGGGTCACTCTCATGCATCGACATACGAAGAAGAGAATCTCTTTTGTTTGATTGAGGGAAGGACGGGTAATTAGTTCATGCAAAGAAGAGAAGATCTTTAGATTTTGGTAGCTTCATTACCTTCACTTGCAACTGAAGGAACTTCACGTAGCTAATTGCTTTCTCGAGCATGGTCACCAGATCAACCTAAAAACCTACAAATGCTAAGACAACAAGGAAACAAAACCGAGAAACTAAATTGATCCGAAGCTCGGCAAACCTTTGTGCCATTAGGAACAAGATCCTGTAGAATCTTGAGCCGCTCGCTGATCCGTTCCCGCCGATTCTGCAACAAGGAAACATCTATAAATGGATCGAGTAATCCATTAACTACCTTCAAGTGCTCGTTGGTACTGCTCCATCGTTAATTTCTCATACAATCAgcgaaataaaaagaaaaaggagcacGGATATTTGAATGGTCATCGAATCATGAATGCAATGGATGGAGGAAGGCACCTTTGCTGCGGTGCTCTGAGGATCCTTGGATGGACTAGACTTGTCTTTGGTCCTTCCAGTGTTGCCACGACACTGCTTCTTCGGACTCGGCCTGTCAGATGCATCCTGCATCAATAAACATATCTCATTTTAATCCAAAGTTGGTTAATCACTATAGAGAATCCAAGAAATGACACGATCTCTTCGTTTCTCCCCTTAGCCCTGTTTAATCTATTCTATCACGCATCAGCATGATCAAACTCTAAAACATAGGCAAAAATTACCGTGTACGGGCGCTTTTGTAGGACTGTCGCTCGGCCAATGCTTTCTCGAAGGCCATCCACGGCAGCTGCACCAGGGTATATCAACCCAAACCGATCCTGACATTGCCGCTTATCTTTCTCAGGAGTTCCTACTACAGCGCACCAGTTTTCTACAGCGAAGCAATCTTGCTCGTGAATCAACGTGGAATCAGCAGTTGGACACTTGATATCAAGGTCGCTCAGCTGACAATTTTGGTCCATGGCGTCGATCCAAGCAGCACAATCGTCGTCATGATCCAGGCTCGGAGGACCAGCACGAGGCATATGACCTCCTTTCTCGAAGCAAAGCACCGAAGCGTTGGAGTAGGCCCAGTGTTCGGATGTTGTAGCATTGCAGTCGAGGATGGAGAGAGCTTCTTGCGGTAGCGCATCCACTGCCTCAAGGGTGTATGTACTGCTAAACGAGTTTTTAGGGTCcgataaaaaaggaagaagactgCTCCAACTGCTCCCGTGGAAATCGGAGCCTTCTCCTTCTCCGATCATCATACGGCCAAGTGAAGGAGGATTAAGCCTTTGAATCGATGCCTCTCCACCGTAAAGTGGACAAGCTTGTGAGCCTTCCCAAATTCGATCTTTCTCGAGGGCCATAGAGCGAGGCAGAGCTGTGAAGGAGGGGAATAATTTGTGGTACTAAGGCAAGCAAGAAGAAGGACTTGCTCTTGGGGAATTCTTGTGCTTGTATGTTCTTATATATGCATGGTGTGGACTTAAACATTCATATAAGGAGATGTCTACTGCAGCTTATAAATTAATATACATATGCgatggttcatcaaatatataatCAGAATAATTCATGTAATCTACAAGTATTTTTGCGAGGAGTTGTTAGCAGGcatgaaggagagagagagagagagagagagagagagagagagagagagagagagagaggaagccaAAGGAACGCCGGAAATCTCGCGCTCCCACGTCAAAGATTCCATGAGAGTAATCCATGGAACTTGGCATGAAAGCTCATCTTGTACCTCTATGGGCATCATCTTCTTCTCCATATCTCAAGACAAGTCTGGTTCTGGACAAGATACTTGCGTGGCGCTTTAAATGCTGCCTTCCCTTTTCTATCAGTTTGCGGCAGCAATATCGAAACAAGAGATCGACATGCGCAGTTGATCCATCCATTGATATTCCCTACAATCTGATCTCCATAGCTTAGGATCAGGTCTGTCGTAATATAGAAGCCCAAACTAAACCAAGCCTATATATAATGTTTCTCTGGGATCAATCTACAGAAATCCATTTCGGCTGTCAGAGGAACCAAATTACATGTAGTCGTGAAGAAGTGATCTACTTCTTTAAGCATCATCAACGAGTTAAATTAAATGGCGAAGGGCTGTAACAATTCTGAGTAATCATGGAGTTGATCTCGAGCAAAGCCTGTTTCCCGCTGTTGCTCCCAAGAGGCACCTTCTCAGCCTCCTCCGCAGCCGTTCTCAGGAACTGCAGCTCAAGTCTTAATTAAGATGTAAATTACGCTGTAAACCTTCCTCCTTAACTTCTACAACCATCTGCCACCATGATTAACAACATCTGAAATCACTTGCTTTGGTTGCCGGAAGGATTATTTTAGTATCCAAATGAATGATCAGTGATGAGTGGGTTCCCTGCAGTGTCCTTCGGATGGGCATGCAGGCCAATAATGCAATATGATAGAGATTAAGCATTAATGGTTCATCGAGGCAGCAGTTAAAAGCTTTATGCAAGACGGGGACAGCTGTTGTTAGTGAGAAATGCATGACATTAAAAGTCCAATGATCATGTGCATGAGATCCTAAGAGCTTGGGACTAACATTGATCCTGAACTGTACGTTCCATGAGATGCATGCAAATGAGTGCAAAGCTCAAGCAATAATGGCCACTTAAAAGAGCATTTAATGTTCAAGGGTCGTCTTATCCTTAAACAAGTGAAAGGCGATGTGATTGAAGATAAAGAACACAATCATGCTCGGAGAGTTCCCTATTGAGAATTATTTGCTAGGAATGGAATCCCAGATACTGTAAGAAAATACACAATCTTTCTCATACTTTAAGCTGTGCACAGATCCCTGGTCGTCACCTGGGAGCAATCCATCCATTAGTGCACTACAAGGAAATATTAGGTCTGTTTTAGCATGCTGCGTGAATGCTGTTAAGACTTCTCATACTAAAAACACTTCTCATATCCTCGTCCACTTCTATATGATAAAAAGATCGGGGGCGGGTGTCGGCaaatggaagagagagagagagagagatcgaagTACGATATCTCTCAGTTCAAACTTATCCG is from Musa acuminata AAA Group cultivar baxijiao chromosome BXJ1-6, Cavendish_Baxijiao_AAA, whole genome shotgun sequence and encodes:
- the LOC103987370 gene encoding putative AC transposase, with the translated sequence MDMALVPSGATADVSLGLSEKGNAGPSLKPRKKSMTSLYLKFFETSPDGKSRRCKFCKQSYSITTATGNLGRHLSHRHPGYDRLGDAGQQVQQAVVTSKKPQPQVKPSTDLDHLNWLLLKWLTGTSVPPTFEDEMLLNSFRFLNPSVRIWHKEKVQAVTLEVFRSMREDVKASLQNVNSKVSLALDFWTSYEQIFYMSVKCQWIDDNWSLHKVLLDVCHIPYPCTGSDILTATTKVLTMFNIDRKILCCTNDNSPQAVQACHALKEELHAHSLPFFYIPCAARTLNLIIEDGLRTPKPILSKIREFVLEVNSCPDIAEDFKQMMALCQEGSWKFPLDSSTSWSGDYAMLDIVRKAPNAMDSTIKKHEETFSSRNLLLSTTEKSVVNILLSYLEPFHKITTNISTSKVPTVGLVLFFMDHVFELISSCRDSCRQEWLKSVADDMAKRARSFCTQAYNFFTFMAAILDPRIKKELIPENLNSEKNLEEARSYFTRYYPSNQFPIMANGFGTQDTTDEENVVSFAEEIARKRRRASMSTAADELSQFLSEPPLPIATDILDWWKVNSTRYPRLSVMARDYLAVQGTSVEPDELFTSKGDDIHKKQFCLPYSSMQSFMCINSWVQSGYKFKFRMTEINFEKLVESSSASIDGVKS
- the LOC135677684 gene encoding uncharacterized protein LOC135677684 gives rise to the protein MALEKDRIWEGSQACPLYGGEASIQRLNPPSLGRMMIGEGEGSDFHGSSWSSLLPFLSDPKNSFSSTYTLEAVDALPQEALSILDCNATTSEHWAYSNASVLCFEKGGHMPRAGPPSLDHDDDCAAWIDAMDQNCQLSDLDIKCPTADSTLIHEQDCFAVENWCAVVGTPEKDKRQCQDRFGLIYPGAAAVDGLRESIGRATVLQKRPYTDASDRPSPKKQCRGNTGRTKDKSSPSKDPQSTAAKNRRERISERLKILQDLVPNGTKVDLVTMLEKAISYVKFLQLQVKVLATDEFWPAQGVKAPDVGKVKEALDAILSSHRDGSSSSKNAIRTFESAC